In one Streptomyces sp. NBC_01288 genomic region, the following are encoded:
- a CDS encoding O-antigen ligase family protein has protein sequence MGSTGTASATGPDADGERRNVSDAAGIAVLGACAAWSLITAAMHDGRPEGVLLAVLAVAAGYASGRISGALVPVAAPCVGALAGLGMALAEPRLAPGPQFAVPLGHAGATAALLTLAVGSACCSAWAASAPALRLALRLLAAGITVAAAVLGSLSGFALCTAVLLCSLAAGRMRHRGLGIAGLGLATALVTGATWAVAGNVLPDGLTASLEGQLTPHRVQLWQDALHMAHQDSALGVGPGRFGELSSAAAEALLPDGKPHSAPLQLAAEQGIVGVLLLAAAYGWILHALWRTTRSTPIALTAGATLTGLAIVASVGNALSFTSVSVGAGFLAGLATAHPIAEDASRAAPDAHARGDQLAP, from the coding sequence GTGGGTTCCACGGGGACGGCGTCGGCGACCGGTCCGGACGCCGACGGTGAAAGACGAAACGTTTCGGATGCGGCGGGCATCGCGGTGCTCGGAGCGTGTGCCGCGTGGTCGCTGATCACCGCGGCCATGCACGACGGCCGGCCCGAGGGCGTGCTGCTCGCGGTCCTGGCGGTCGCCGCCGGTTACGCGTCGGGGCGGATCTCCGGAGCGCTCGTACCGGTCGCCGCGCCGTGTGTGGGGGCGCTGGCCGGGCTCGGTATGGCGCTGGCCGAACCGCGTCTCGCGCCGGGCCCCCAGTTCGCCGTCCCGCTCGGCCACGCCGGTGCGACCGCGGCCCTGCTGACCCTGGCCGTGGGCTCCGCGTGCTGCTCGGCCTGGGCCGCCTCGGCTCCGGCGCTGCGGCTCGCGCTGCGGCTGCTGGCGGCCGGGATCACCGTCGCCGCGGCCGTCCTGGGCTCGCTCTCGGGATTCGCCCTGTGCACGGCGGTGCTGCTGTGCTCGCTCGCCGCCGGCCGGATGCGGCACCGCGGTCTCGGTATCGCGGGCCTGGGGCTGGCCACGGCGCTGGTGACCGGCGCGACCTGGGCCGTCGCCGGAAACGTCCTCCCGGACGGGCTGACCGCGTCCCTGGAGGGCCAGTTGACCCCGCACCGGGTCCAGCTGTGGCAGGACGCCCTGCACATGGCTCACCAGGACTCCGCCCTCGGGGTGGGCCCAGGGCGCTTCGGAGAGCTGAGCAGCGCGGCGGCCGAGGCCCTGCTCCCGGACGGCAAACCGCACTCCGCGCCGCTTCAGCTGGCGGCCGAGCAGGGAATCGTCGGCGTGCTCCTGCTGGCGGCGGCCTACGGCTGGATCCTCCACGCACTGTGGCGCACCACGCGCTCCACCCCCATCGCGCTCACCGCGGGCGCCACGCTGACGGGCCTCGCGATCGTCGCCTCGGTCGGCAACGCGCTGAGCTTCACCTCGGTGTCGGTCGGCGCCGGTTTCCTGGCCGGACTCGCCACGGCCCACCCGATCGCCGAGGACGCCTCACGCGCCGCGCCGGACGCACACGCGCGTGGCGATCAATTGGCGCCGTGA
- a CDS encoding glutamate racemase, with protein sequence MKIALMDSGIGLLAATAAVRRVRPDADLVLSLDPEGMPYGPRTPEDVAQRALAVAEAAAAHRPDALIIGCNTATVHALTVLRDHLEPGIPVIGTVPAIKPAAAGGTPFAIWATPATTGSPYQRGLIKDFADGVPVTEVPCWGLAEAVEHGDEAAIDAAVAAAAELTPDDVTTVVLGCTHYELVAERIRAAVQRPDRPPLVLHGSADAVAAQALRRIGEKPAPEALPDGTVTVLLNGREGALPAAASVYAEGRLLRAVTPAH encoded by the coding sequence GTGAAGATCGCGCTGATGGACTCCGGAATCGGCCTTCTGGCGGCCACCGCGGCGGTACGGCGGGTGCGCCCCGACGCGGATCTCGTGCTCTCCCTGGACCCCGAGGGCATGCCCTACGGGCCGCGGACACCGGAAGACGTCGCCCAGCGCGCGCTGGCCGTCGCCGAGGCCGCCGCAGCGCACCGGCCCGACGCCCTGATCATCGGCTGCAACACCGCGACCGTGCATGCCCTGACGGTCCTGCGCGACCACCTGGAGCCCGGTATCCCGGTCATCGGCACCGTCCCGGCGATCAAGCCGGCCGCGGCCGGTGGCACGCCCTTCGCGATCTGGGCGACGCCCGCCACCACAGGCAGCCCCTATCAGCGCGGCCTGATCAAGGACTTCGCCGACGGTGTACCAGTGACCGAGGTCCCGTGCTGGGGACTGGCCGAGGCCGTGGAGCACGGGGACGAGGCGGCCATCGACGCCGCCGTCGCCGCTGCCGCCGAGCTGACCCCCGACGATGTAACGACCGTCGTCCTGGGCTGCACCCATTACGAGTTGGTCGCCGAACGCATCCGCGCCGCCGTGCAGCGCCCCGACCGCCCGCCGCTCGTCCTGCACGGCTCCGCCGACGCGGTGGCCGCCCAGGCACTGCGCCGGATCGGTGAAAAGCCCGCCCCTGAAGCACTGCCCGACGGCACCGTGACGGTGCTCCTCAACGGCCGTGAGGGCGCGCTGCCCGCCGCCGCCTCGGTCTACGCCGAGGGCCGACTCCTGCGGGCCGTCACACCCGCCCACTGA
- a CDS encoding MOSC domain-containing protein translates to MGNAELRSIHVHPVKALRGFSPREALVEPWGLAGDRRWALIDDGGKVVTQREHPRLALAAAELLPGGGVRLSAPGRDPLTVPVPEPASTVAMEIFGTKVDAVPGPGAAHIWCGDYLGFGVRLVHMDDPATRRPVDPDYALPGETVGFADGYPLLLTSEASLDALNSLVAQGDHPAEGPLPMNRFRPNVVVAGTAAWAEDDWSGVEIGEAAFRVAKKCGRCVVTTTDQGTAERGKEPLRTLARHRRIGGRLVFGQNLVPLSTGTIRVGDPVRILV, encoded by the coding sequence ATGGGGAATGCGGAGCTGCGGTCGATCCACGTTCATCCGGTCAAGGCGCTCCGGGGCTTCTCGCCCCGGGAGGCTCTCGTGGAGCCTTGGGGACTGGCCGGGGACCGACGCTGGGCGCTGATCGACGACGGGGGAAAGGTCGTCACGCAACGCGAGCACCCGCGTCTCGCACTGGCCGCCGCCGAGCTTCTGCCCGGCGGCGGTGTCCGTCTGTCCGCGCCCGGCCGTGACCCGCTGACCGTGCCCGTTCCGGAGCCGGCCAGCACCGTGGCGATGGAGATCTTCGGTACCAAGGTCGACGCGGTGCCGGGTCCGGGCGCCGCGCACATCTGGTGCGGCGACTATCTGGGCTTCGGCGTACGTCTCGTCCACATGGACGATCCCGCCACCCGCAGACCCGTCGACCCGGACTACGCGCTTCCCGGTGAGACCGTCGGTTTCGCCGACGGCTACCCGCTGCTGCTGACCTCCGAGGCCTCCCTCGACGCCCTCAACTCCCTTGTCGCGCAAGGGGATCACCCGGCCGAGGGGCCGCTGCCCATGAACCGGTTCCGGCCCAATGTGGTCGTCGCGGGCACCGCCGCCTGGGCCGAGGACGACTGGTCGGGCGTGGAGATCGGCGAGGCCGCCTTCCGGGTCGCGAAGAAGTGCGGGCGCTGCGTCGTGACCACCACCGACCAGGGCACCGCCGAGCGCGGCAAGGAGCCGCTGCGCACTCTGGCCCGGCACCGCCGTATCGGCGGCAGGCTCGTCTTCGGGCAGAACCTGGTGCCCCTCTCGACCGGCACGATCCGCGTCGGTGATCCGGTCCGGATTCTCGTGTAG
- a CDS encoding DUF6643 family protein, whose protein sequence is MTSPRSTYGGGYYSASFPDTPIYDSLVAERGTPQIAPIRVPAAYDMPGSNLPALPSALPALPAGPSQNYGYPQAQQPAPLQQAPAAYIPQQAPPRGYPGQQQQQPRPMAAPAGYEAMRPAAPRPAPAPYQQDPYNNQQQYRGGY, encoded by the coding sequence ATGACCTCCCCCCGCTCCACTTATGGCGGCGGCTACTACTCCGCCTCCTTCCCGGACACCCCGATCTACGACTCCCTCGTGGCCGAGCGGGGTACCCCGCAGATCGCCCCGATCCGGGTCCCCGCCGCCTACGACATGCCGGGGAGCAACCTGCCGGCGTTGCCGTCGGCGCTGCCGGCTCTGCCGGCGGGTCCCTCGCAGAACTACGGCTATCCGCAGGCTCAGCAGCCCGCCCCGCTGCAGCAGGCGCCCGCCGCCTACATCCCGCAGCAGGCCCCGCCGCGCGGTTACCCCGGGCAGCAGCAACAGCAGCCGCGTCCGATGGCGGCTCCGGCCGGCTACGAGGCGATGCGTCCGGCGGCTCCCCGCCCGGCCCCGGCTCCGTACCAGCAGGACCCGTACAACAACCAGCAGCAGTACCGCGGCGGTTACTGA
- a CDS encoding TerD family protein encodes MPKGSNVPVPTTALRVELGWRSGPGVPDADASALLLVDGKVRSDGDFVFYNQPAHSSGAVRHEGKGNAGGKVTDSLLVDLARVEPTVDRIVLAASADGGTFGRVPDLYIEVRDAAQNTAVAHFDSTGATVETAFVLGEFYRRQGAWKFRAVGQGYDSGLEGLATDFGITVDEPQQATPAATMPPPAGPPVNMAPPSGPPVNLPPPVQPPVTMPPPPVAPPVNPPPSAAPVRLSKVTLTKAAPSVSLTKQGGTSGAMRVNLNWEVRKQFSGWGNKRGRAVAMHADLDLDLCALYELADGRKGVVQALGNAYGSLQRPPYIHLDGDDRTGASTSGENLTVNLDHIKDFRRILVFVTIYEGARSFADLHATVTLQPQHGAAIDFSLDECTVPSTVCALALITNTGGDLVVQREVRYLVPDRGVSPQRTVDRVYGWGMNWTPGRK; translated from the coding sequence ATGCCGAAGGGATCGAATGTTCCGGTGCCGACGACGGCACTGCGCGTCGAATTGGGCTGGCGGTCCGGACCCGGCGTCCCGGACGCGGACGCCTCGGCGCTGCTGCTGGTCGACGGGAAGGTCCGTTCCGACGGCGACTTCGTCTTCTACAACCAGCCGGCGCACTCCTCCGGCGCGGTCCGCCACGAGGGCAAGGGCAACGCCGGCGGGAAGGTGACCGACAGCCTGCTCGTCGACCTCGCGCGCGTGGAGCCCACCGTCGACCGCATCGTCCTCGCCGCCTCCGCCGACGGCGGAACGTTCGGCCGGGTCCCCGACCTGTACATCGAGGTCCGGGACGCCGCACAGAACACCGCGGTCGCCCACTTCGACAGCACGGGCGCGACGGTCGAGACCGCCTTCGTGCTCGGTGAGTTCTACCGCCGCCAGGGCGCCTGGAAGTTCCGGGCCGTCGGCCAGGGCTACGACAGCGGACTCGAAGGCCTGGCGACCGACTTCGGCATCACCGTGGACGAGCCGCAACAGGCGACACCGGCCGCGACCATGCCGCCGCCGGCCGGGCCACCCGTGAACATGGCACCGCCCTCAGGGCCGCCCGTGAATCTGCCGCCGCCGGTCCAGCCGCCCGTGACCATGCCTCCTCCTCCGGTCGCGCCCCCGGTGAACCCACCCCCGTCGGCGGCCCCCGTGCGGCTCTCCAAGGTGACGCTGACCAAGGCGGCACCCTCGGTCTCCCTGACCAAGCAGGGCGGCACCTCGGGCGCCATGCGCGTGAACCTCAACTGGGAGGTGCGCAAGCAGTTCTCGGGCTGGGGAAACAAGCGCGGCCGGGCGGTCGCCATGCACGCGGACCTCGACCTCGACCTGTGTGCCCTGTACGAACTCGCCGACGGCCGCAAGGGCGTCGTCCAGGCCCTCGGCAACGCGTACGGCTCCCTGCAACGGCCCCCGTACATCCACCTCGACGGCGACGACCGCACCGGCGCGTCGACGAGCGGCGAGAACCTCACCGTCAACCTGGACCACATCAAGGACTTCCGCCGCATCCTGGTCTTCGTGACCATCTACGAAGGCGCCCGTTCCTTCGCCGACCTGCACGCCACGGTCACCCTCCAGCCGCAGCACGGCGCCGCGATCGACTTCTCGCTCGACGAGTGCACGGTGCCCTCCACGGTGTGCGCGCTCGCCCTGATCACCAACACCGGGGGCGATCTCGTCGTCCAGCGCGAGGTCCGCTACCTCGTCCCCGACCGCGGGGTGAGCCCGCAACGGACCGTGGACCGCGTCTACGGGTGGGGCATGAACTGGACCCCAGGTCGCAAGTGA
- a CDS encoding right-handed parallel beta-helix repeat-containing protein, translating into MAQGTVQVTHTGTSRWRRRTGEYVSLAAALEAAAEGDVLTVAPGTYRENLVVQRSVTLRGPEGSPGSVRIAPLDGVPLTVRASAIVQDLHVEGQDSAAPALLVEDGAPELTDLRIVTRSASGIEVRGGARPTVRRCTVDNPAGIGIAVLDGGGGVFEECEVVSAGQAGVAVRGGGHPRLERCRIHHASGVGLSATGENSALEAVGCEVYETRGSGVQITGRATAHLTDCDVHRTTADGVTLDTDAVLTLADCRIHDIPENAVDLRSRSVLTLTRTTVRQFGRNGLSVWDPGTRVDANQCEIFDSTGDYPAVWVSDGATAVLDSCRVHDVPDALFVLDRGSRADVVDSDISQVRNTAVSVSDGATAQLDDCRIRDAATGAWFRDHGSGGTLNNCTVDATQTGVIVTKGADPTIERCTVDSPAEAGFYVSAGGRGTFLGCRVTGSGGYGFHVIDGCRTTLKKCRTERCARGGYEFADAGPDAAPGTGPVVEDCTSDESGLKPPTTHETAVETASQSTSVLGAIPPQRTAEQDPLIPATDPEKESRSSKDVLGELDALVGLDSVKREVRALTDMIEVGRRRQQAGLKAASVKRHLVFTGSPGTGKTTVARLYGEILASLGVLEKGHLVEVSRVDLVGEHIGSTAIRTQEAFDKARGGVLFIDEAYALSPEDSGRDFGKEAIDTLVKLMEDHRDAVVVIVAGYTAEMERFLSINPGVASRFSRTITFSDYNPEELLRIVEQQAEEHEYRLAEGASEGLTKYFTAIPKGAAFGNGRTARQTFEAMVERHASRVAQFEEPSTDDLTLLYAEDLPELP; encoded by the coding sequence ATGGCACAGGGCACGGTCCAGGTGACGCACACCGGTACATCGAGGTGGCGGCGCCGCACAGGTGAGTACGTGTCGCTCGCCGCCGCCCTGGAGGCCGCGGCCGAGGGCGACGTACTGACCGTCGCTCCCGGCACCTACCGGGAGAACCTCGTCGTGCAGCGGTCGGTGACCCTGCGCGGCCCCGAGGGTTCGCCCGGCTCGGTGCGCATCGCGCCCCTGGACGGCGTGCCGTTGACCGTCCGCGCCTCCGCGATCGTCCAGGACCTGCATGTCGAGGGCCAGGACTCGGCCGCGCCCGCGCTCCTTGTCGAGGACGGCGCCCCGGAGTTGACGGACCTTCGGATCGTCACGCGCTCCGCGTCCGGCATCGAGGTCCGCGGCGGCGCCCGCCCCACCGTGCGGCGCTGCACGGTCGACAACCCGGCCGGCATCGGGATCGCCGTACTCGACGGCGGTGGCGGGGTGTTCGAGGAGTGCGAGGTCGTCTCCGCCGGCCAGGCGGGCGTCGCGGTCCGCGGCGGCGGCCACCCGCGACTGGAGCGCTGCCGTATCCACCACGCGTCGGGGGTGGGCCTGTCGGCGACGGGCGAGAACTCCGCGCTGGAGGCGGTGGGTTGCGAGGTCTACGAGACGCGGGGCAGCGGCGTCCAGATCACCGGCCGGGCCACCGCACACCTCACCGACTGCGATGTGCACCGTACGACCGCGGACGGCGTCACGCTCGACACCGACGCGGTTCTGACGCTGGCCGACTGCCGCATCCACGACATCCCGGAGAACGCGGTGGACCTGCGCTCCCGTTCGGTCCTGACGCTGACCCGGACGACGGTGCGTCAGTTCGGGCGCAACGGACTCTCGGTGTGGGACCCGGGCACGCGCGTGGACGCCAACCAGTGCGAGATCTTCGACAGCACCGGCGACTACCCGGCGGTGTGGGTCAGCGACGGCGCGACCGCGGTCCTCGACTCGTGCCGCGTGCACGACGTACCGGACGCGCTGTTCGTGCTGGACCGCGGCTCGCGCGCGGATGTCGTCGACAGCGACATCTCCCAGGTGCGCAACACGGCCGTGTCGGTGAGCGACGGCGCGACCGCGCAGCTCGACGACTGCCGGATCAGGGACGCGGCCACGGGCGCGTGGTTCCGCGACCACGGCAGCGGCGGCACGCTCAACAACTGCACCGTGGACGCCACCCAGACCGGCGTGATCGTCACCAAGGGCGCCGACCCCACCATCGAGCGCTGCACGGTCGACTCCCCCGCCGAGGCGGGCTTCTACGTCTCCGCGGGCGGCCGGGGCACCTTCCTGGGCTGCCGCGTGACGGGCAGCGGCGGCTACGGCTTCCACGTGATCGACGGCTGTCGTACGACGCTCAAGAAGTGCCGTACGGAGCGGTGTGCGCGCGGCGGTTACGAGTTCGCGGACGCCGGCCCTGACGCGGCGCCCGGCACGGGACCCGTCGTAGAGGACTGCACCAGCGACGAGAGCGGCCTGAAGCCGCCCACCACGCACGAGACGGCCGTGGAGACGGCGAGCCAGTCGACCAGCGTGCTGGGCGCGATCCCGCCTCAGCGCACGGCCGAGCAGGACCCGCTGATCCCCGCGACGGACCCGGAGAAGGAGTCCCGCTCCTCCAAGGACGTCCTCGGTGAACTCGACGCGCTGGTCGGCCTGGACAGCGTCAAGCGCGAGGTGCGCGCCCTCACCGACATGATCGAGGTGGGCCGCCGCCGCCAGCAGGCCGGCCTCAAGGCGGCCTCCGTCAAACGGCACTTGGTCTTCACCGGCTCCCCCGGCACCGGCAAGACGACAGTGGCTCGGCTCTACGGCGAGATCCTCGCCTCCCTCGGAGTCCTGGAGAAGGGCCACCTCGTCGAGGTGTCCCGCGTCGACCTGGTCGGCGAGCACATCGGCTCCACCGCGATCCGCACCCAGGAGGCCTTCGACAAGGCGCGCGGCGGAGTCCTGTTCATCGACGAGGCGTACGCCCTCTCTCCGGAGGACTCGGGACGCGACTTCGGTAAAGAAGCCATCGACACGCTCGTGAAGCTGATGGAGGACCACCGGGACGCGGTGGTGGTGATCGTCGCGGGCTACACGGCGGAGATGGAGCGGTTCCTGTCGATCAACCCCGGTGTGGCGTCCCGTTTCTCACGGACCATCACCTTCAGCGACTACAACCCCGAGGAGCTGCTCAGGATCGTCGAGCAGCAGGCCGAGGAGCACGAGTACCGGCTGGCCGAGGGCGCGTCCGAGGGGCTGACGAAGTACTTCACGGCGATCCCCAAGGGCGCCGCGTTCGGTAACGGCCGTACCGCGCGGCAGACCTTCGAGGCGATGGTGGAGCGGCACGCGAGCCGGGTCGCCCAGTTCGAGGAGCCGAGCACTGACGACCTGACCCTGCTCTACGCGGAGGACCTGCCCGAGCTGCCCTGA
- a CDS encoding Rv1733c family protein, with protein sequence MGAIRGVWRWRRNPLRRATDLVEAWLALVVLLLVLVAAPVIGSLVGAVAQDSLQRSVREQRAGRHVVTATVVKKLKGAELDPDPDSSTARDIRSKVLADWTAPDGTAHHGAVMASLNTPHTGDHFRLWTDRQGHIVARPLDSATATTHAVLAGLGAALLTAGLVDSGRRFVLWRMVRRRYARWDRAWERAGPDWGRTGTGS encoded by the coding sequence GTGGGAGCAATCAGGGGTGTGTGGCGTTGGCGGCGCAATCCGCTGCGTCGCGCGACCGATCTGGTCGAGGCCTGGCTGGCCCTCGTGGTCCTGCTGCTGGTCCTGGTCGCCGCACCCGTGATCGGTTCGCTCGTCGGCGCGGTCGCGCAGGACAGTCTGCAGCGGTCGGTGCGGGAGCAGCGCGCGGGCCGGCACGTCGTGACGGCGACGGTGGTCAAGAAGCTGAAGGGGGCCGAGCTGGACCCCGACCCCGACTCGTCCACCGCGCGGGACATCCGCAGCAAGGTTCTCGCCGACTGGACCGCCCCGGACGGCACCGCCCACCACGGCGCGGTCATGGCGAGCCTCAACACCCCGCACACGGGCGACCACTTCAGGCTCTGGACGGACCGGCAGGGACACATAGTGGCCCGTCCGCTGGACTCGGCCACGGCGACGACGCACGCCGTGCTCGCCGGGCTCGGCGCGGCACTGCTGACCGCCGGGCTCGTCGACAGCGGCAGACGGTTCGTGCTGTGGCGCATGGTCCGCCGCAGGTACGCCCGTTGGGACCGGGCGTGGGAGCGGGCGGGCCCGGACTGGGGCCGGACCGGCACCGGCAGCTGA
- a CDS encoding glycosyltransferase, with translation MWIAAGSFAAWLWLLFCQGFFWRTDIRLPARTDPDDWPTVCVVVPARDEAAVLPESLPSLLAQDYPGRAEIFLVDDGSSDGTGELARELSSRLGGLPLTVDSPGEPPAGWTGKLWAVRHGIGLARARGPEYLLLTDADIAHAPDSLRELVAAARTGGFDAVSLMARLRVESLWERLVVPAFVYFFAQLYPFRRIGKRSVRTAAAAGGCVLLRTDAAERARIPDAIRQAVIDDVALARAVKGGGGHIWLGLAERVDSVRPYPRLHDLWRMVSRSAYAQLRHNPLLLLGTVLGLALVYLVPPVALFTGLAVGSTATAVLGGLAWLVMTGTYIPMLRYYGQPLWLAPLLPFTAFLYLLMTVDSAVQHYRGRGAAWKGRTYARPDAVVGDES, from the coding sequence GTGTGGATCGCCGCCGGATCATTCGCCGCCTGGCTGTGGCTGCTGTTCTGTCAGGGCTTCTTCTGGCGCACGGACATCAGACTCCCGGCCCGTACCGACCCCGACGACTGGCCGACCGTGTGCGTAGTGGTCCCGGCCCGCGACGAGGCGGCCGTACTCCCCGAGAGCCTGCCGTCGCTCCTCGCCCAGGACTATCCCGGGCGGGCGGAGATCTTCCTTGTCGACGACGGCAGTTCGGACGGCACCGGGGAGCTGGCCCGCGAGCTGTCCTCCCGGCTCGGCGGGCTGCCGCTGACCGTGGACTCCCCGGGCGAACCGCCCGCGGGCTGGACGGGCAAGCTGTGGGCCGTGCGGCACGGCATCGGTCTGGCACGCGCGCGTGGCCCCGAGTACCTGCTGCTGACGGACGCGGACATCGCGCATGCCCCGGACAGCTTGCGGGAGTTGGTGGCTGCGGCCCGTACCGGCGGCTTCGACGCCGTGTCGCTCATGGCCCGGCTGCGCGTGGAGAGCCTGTGGGAGCGGCTCGTGGTGCCGGCGTTCGTCTACTTCTTCGCGCAGTTGTATCCGTTCCGCCGGATCGGCAAGCGGTCGGTGCGGACGGCGGCCGCTGCGGGCGGTTGCGTCCTGCTGCGCACCGACGCAGCCGAGCGGGCGAGGATCCCGGACGCCATCCGGCAGGCGGTGATCGACGACGTGGCCCTCGCGCGGGCCGTCAAGGGCGGCGGCGGTCACATCTGGCTGGGGCTCGCCGAGCGGGTGGACAGCGTGCGCCCGTATCCGCGGCTGCACGACCTGTGGCGGATGGTCTCGCGCAGCGCGTACGCGCAACTGCGACACAACCCGCTGCTCCTCCTGGGTACCGTCCTCGGGCTGGCACTGGTGTATCTCGTACCGCCGGTGGCCCTGTTCACCGGTCTGGCCGTCGGGAGTACGGCGACCGCGGTTCTCGGCGGTCTCGCGTGGCTGGTGATGACGGGGACGTACATCCCGATGCTCCGCTACTACGGGCAGCCGTTGTGGCTCGCTCCCCTGCTGCCGTTCACCGCGTTTCTGTACCTCCTGATGACCGTCGATTCCGCGGTGCAGCACTACAGGGGACGCGGTGCGGCCTGGAAGGGCCGCACCTACGCGCGTCCTGACGCCGTCGTCGGCGACGAGAGCTGA